In a single window of the Pithys albifrons albifrons isolate INPA30051 chromosome 19, PitAlb_v1, whole genome shotgun sequence genome:
- the FAM20A gene encoding pseudokinase FAM20A — translation MPGPRRDRPAVLLLLGSLLAADLYFHLWPRARRELERGVSSGGCPCRPGPAPPAPCPPPRARAAPALRRLFAHPLYRTAPPGPAEPLLGAREALRYYRRKAARWNRRHKLYREELNLTSPAAPLPLRPEASWLQFHLGISRDGLYPRSSPVVNRLLQDMQEFPTVSADYSQDEKALLGACDCSQIVKPSGVHLKLVLRFQDFGKAMFKPMRQKREEETPEDFFYFVDFQRHNAEIAAFHLDRILDFRRVPPTVGRLINVTKEILEVTKNEVLQSVFFVSPASNVCFFAKCPYMCKTEYAVCGNPHLLEGSLSAFLPSLNLAPRLSIPNPWIRSYSFDGKEEWEVNPLYCNTVREIYPYSNGNRLLNIVDMAIFDFLTGNMDRHHYEMFTKFGDDGFLLHLDNARGFGRHSHDETSILAPLSQCCIIKRTTLLRLQLLAQPEYQLSDVMRESLLQDPLAPILTEPHLLALDRRLQLILKAVSKCIDTYGEATVVANDTAQPQVPVSDRVKLDT, via the exons atgccggggccgcggcgggaCCGCCCggccgtgctgctgctgctcgggTCGCTGCTGGCCGCCGACCTCTACTTCCACCTCTGGCCGCGGGCGCGGCGGGAGCTGGAGCGGGGGGTGTCCTCGGGGGGCTGCCCCtgccgccccggccccgcgccccccgccccgtgcccgccgccccgcgcccgcgcCGCCCCCGCGCTGCGCCGCCTCTTCGCCCACCCGCTGTACCGCaccgccccgccgggccccgccgaGCCGCTGCTGGGCGCCCGCGAAGCCCTGCGCTACTACCGGCGGAAGGCGGCTCGCTGGAACAG GAGACACAAGCTCTACAGGGAGGAGCTCAATCTAACCTCCCCGGCGGCGCCGCTGCCGCTCCGACCAGAGGCCAGTTGGCTCCAGTTCCACCTGGGCATCAGCCGGGATGGGCTCTACCCACGCTCCAGCCCTGTTGTTAACAGGCTCCTCCAGGACATGCAGGAGTTCCCCActgtcagtgctg ATTACAGCCAGGATGAGAAGGCACTGCTGGGAGCCTGTGACTGCAGCCAGA TTGTGAAGCCCAGTGGTGTGCACCTGAAGCTGGTCCTCAGGTTCCAGGATTTTGGGAAAGCCATGTTCAAACCCATGAG GCAGAAACGCGAGGAAGAGACTCCTGAGGACTTTTTCTACTTCGTTGACTTCCAGCGGCACAACGCAGAGATCGCTGCCTTCCACCTGGACAG GATCCTGGATTTCCGGAGGGTGCCACCCACAGTTGGGAGGTTGATCAATGTCACCAAGGAGATCCTGGAGGTCACCAAGAACGAGGTCCTGCAGAGCGTGTTCTTCGTCTCTCCAG ccagcaacgTCTGCTTCTTCGCCAAGTGTCCGTACATGTGCAAGACGGAGTACGCGGTGTGTGGGAACCCCCACCTCCTGGAAGgctccctctctgccttcctgcCATCCCTCAACCTGGCACCACGACTCTCCATCCCAAACCCGTGGATCCGCTCCTACTCATTTGATGGAAAAGAGGA GTGGGAAGTGAATCCGCTCTACTGCAACACAGTGAGGGAGATCTACCCCTACAGCAATGGCAACAGGCTGCTCAACATCGTGGACATGGCCATATTTGACTTCCTGACAG GGAACATGGACCGTCACCACTACGAGATGTTCACCAAGTTTGGGGACGATGGATTCCTCTTGCACCTGGACAATGCCAGAGG GTTTGGGAGGCATTCCCATGATGAAACCTCCATCCTGGCCCCACTTTCCCAGTGTTGCAT AATAAAGAGGACGACGTTACTGCGGCTCCAGCTCTTGGCCCAGCCTGAGTATCAGCTCAGTGATGTGATGAGGGAATCCCTCCTGCAGGACCCCCTGGCCCCCATCCTCACCGAGCCCCATCTCCTGGCTCTGGACAGGCGGCTGCAGCTCATCCTCAAAGCTGTGAGCAAGTGCATAGACACCTATGGAGAAGCCACAGTGGTGGCCAACGACACGGCACAGCCCCAGGTTCCTGTGTCAGACAGAGTGAAGCTGGACACTTAA